One window from the genome of Marinobacter sp. LV10R510-11A encodes:
- a CDS encoding L,D-transpeptidase family protein: protein MGFIKYSVLLLIGVVALQPAWAEMQSSTPEKTETPDLSPRVPTLKINGDLAGRLDVFTTRYEDTFAGVGNQLALGYLELVKANPGVDPWLPGEGTVITLPRQYVIPEARREGIVINLAEYRLYYFTGDSVEVYPVGVGTAENPSPLTDAEVTMPLESPAWYPPASIRADREASGDPLPRMVPPGPGNPLGSHALMLSEKGYLIHGTNKQFGVGMPVSHGCFRMYNEDISRFVYQVSKGTPVQIVNDPVKLGISGGEVWLEVHRPHEDYSQQERDRLWQEVLQEVAEFRQKHPNVEVQRRAIELAVDQADGIPAMVGEQIAHVASEKATKDKQSPESKEQEQKLYF from the coding sequence ATGGGATTTATCAAATACTCAGTACTGCTGCTGATCGGGGTCGTGGCATTGCAGCCGGCGTGGGCGGAGATGCAGAGCAGCACGCCAGAAAAAACCGAAACACCCGATCTTAGCCCACGCGTGCCAACACTCAAGATAAACGGTGATCTGGCCGGGCGGCTGGATGTATTCACCACCCGTTACGAAGACACGTTTGCCGGAGTAGGTAATCAGCTGGCGCTAGGCTATCTCGAACTGGTTAAAGCCAACCCGGGCGTGGATCCTTGGTTGCCCGGTGAAGGCACCGTTATTACCCTGCCGCGTCAGTATGTTATTCCAGAAGCCCGCAGAGAAGGCATTGTGATTAATCTGGCTGAGTACCGGCTTTACTATTTCACAGGCGACAGCGTAGAGGTTTATCCGGTAGGCGTTGGCACAGCGGAGAACCCATCTCCGCTGACCGATGCCGAAGTGACTATGCCGCTTGAGTCGCCGGCATGGTATCCCCCAGCCAGTATTCGCGCAGATCGTGAGGCCTCCGGTGACCCGCTGCCCCGAATGGTTCCCCCCGGCCCGGGCAACCCGCTGGGCAGCCATGCCCTGATGTTGAGCGAGAAGGGCTACCTGATTCACGGCACCAACAAACAGTTTGGTGTAGGCATGCCCGTTAGCCATGGTTGTTTCCGCATGTATAACGAGGATATATCCCGCTTTGTCTATCAGGTGAGCAAGGGCACGCCGGTTCAGATTGTGAACGATCCCGTCAAATTGGGAATCTCCGGCGGCGAAGTGTGGCTTGAAGTTCATCGCCCCCACGAAGATTACAGCCAACAAGAGCGGGATCGATTGTGGCAGGAGGTGCTGCAAGAGGTTGCGGAATTCCGCCAGAAGCATCCAAACGTTGAGGTTCAACGCAGGGCAATCGAGCTAGCGGTAGACCAGGCGGACGGCATTCCGGCCATGGTTGGTGAACAAATCGCGCACGTGGCGTCTGAAAAGGCGACCAAAGACAAGCAGTCTCCGGAATCGAAAGAGCAGGAACAGAAACTGTATTTCTGA
- a CDS encoding MarR family transcriptional regulator, giving the protein MKDQFPFAVARVTRRWRKLLDGRLKDLGVTQARWTTMVYLQQGGEGLTQRELASLMAIENPTLVRLLDSLEQQDLIERRACPNDRRARRLHLTDTGRSFMEVLSARAGQLRDGMLDGVSDKDIEVALKVFHKIMENAEKQK; this is encoded by the coding sequence ATGAAAGATCAGTTCCCCTTTGCCGTCGCCCGGGTAACCCGTCGCTGGCGCAAGCTGCTAGATGGACGTTTAAAAGATTTGGGCGTTACTCAGGCCCGCTGGACCACCATGGTCTATTTGCAGCAGGGTGGCGAAGGCCTAACCCAGCGTGAACTGGCCAGCCTGATGGCCATTGAAAACCCTACGCTTGTGCGCCTGCTAGACAGCTTGGAGCAACAAGACTTAATTGAGCGCCGGGCCTGCCCCAATGATCGTCGTGCTCGTCGCTTGCATCTCACCGATACCGGGCGGAGCTTCATGGAGGTACTTTCTGCCCGGGCCGGTCAACTGCGGGACGGGATGCTTGATGGCGTGAGCGATAAAGATATTGAAGTTGCGTTGAAAGTGTTTCATAAAATCATGGAAAACGCTGAAAAGCAGAAGTAA
- a CDS encoding MFS transporter, which translates to MTRTVASLSALLLSIVLLISGNAFLTTLLGIRLSVESVSPDIIGWVLVCYSVGFVLGTLYVHQIIGRVGHIRAFAAFAAIAAVVSLMYPMAISMAFWACLRVLSGFSIAAVLVVIESWFSSRASNSNRGSLFAVYQIVFYLSAAGGQLFVNVGDPSNFMPFSLAAILLALALVPLALTRMEAPIIEKVQRISFFTLARESFTGVSGALICGVLVGGFYALGPVYATLMGLDVAKTSTFMASAIVAAMLLAWPLGRLCDRFDRRRVMFWVAMLASLAAIAVSFTGASNLWLLTLLVGLFTGLSAMIYPISVAITNDRMESTRIVAASATLLLSYGVGSVIGPVAMAELINLMGPKGLFVGNAGFLLVLAVITSLRITYTDDVAVEDQEQYVPAMPETSAVLTEMDPRNTEFQASPEIEEMVEEPMRQSG; encoded by the coding sequence ATGACCCGAACGGTCGCCTCCCTTTCTGCTCTTCTTTTGAGCATCGTTTTGCTGATCAGCGGAAATGCTTTTCTGACGACGTTGCTGGGTATCCGCCTGAGTGTTGAGTCGGTTTCTCCCGACATTATCGGCTGGGTGCTGGTTTGTTACTCCGTAGGGTTTGTTCTGGGTACTCTTTACGTGCACCAGATCATTGGTCGTGTTGGCCATATCCGGGCATTTGCGGCGTTCGCAGCTATTGCGGCGGTTGTATCACTGATGTACCCCATGGCCATTTCCATGGCGTTCTGGGCGTGCCTGCGAGTGCTCTCGGGCTTCAGTATTGCAGCCGTGCTGGTGGTGATCGAGAGCTGGTTCTCCAGCCGTGCCAGTAATAGCAATCGTGGTTCGCTATTTGCGGTGTACCAGATCGTTTTTTACCTCTCCGCTGCGGGCGGCCAGCTGTTCGTTAACGTGGGCGATCCGTCTAACTTTATGCCATTTTCCCTAGCCGCCATTTTGCTGGCACTAGCCCTAGTTCCTCTCGCCCTGACCCGCATGGAAGCTCCGATTATTGAGAAGGTTCAACGAATCTCTTTTTTCACGCTTGCGCGCGAGTCTTTCACGGGTGTCTCCGGCGCTTTGATCTGCGGTGTGTTGGTTGGCGGTTTTTATGCACTGGGGCCTGTATACGCCACTTTGATGGGCCTTGATGTCGCCAAAACGTCAACGTTTATGGCCAGCGCCATTGTTGCGGCCATGCTTCTTGCTTGGCCATTGGGGCGGCTGTGCGACCGCTTTGATCGCCGCCGAGTGATGTTCTGGGTGGCCATGCTTGCCTCTCTTGCAGCGATTGCTGTCAGCTTTACCGGCGCCAGCAACCTTTGGTTGCTCACGCTTCTTGTGGGGTTGTTCACCGGCCTCTCGGCAATGATTTACCCGATTTCTGTCGCGATAACCAATGACCGCATGGAAAGCACCCGTATTGTTGCGGCCAGTGCCACGCTGCTGCTCAGTTACGGTGTTGGCAGTGTTATTGGCCCCGTCGCGATGGCCGAACTGATCAACCTGATGGGCCCGAAAGGTCTGTTCGTAGGCAATGCCGGGTTCTTGTTGGTTCTTGCGGTGATTACTTCCTTGCGCATAACTTACACGGACGATGTGGCGGTGGAGGATCAGGAGCAGTATGTACCTGCAATGCCCGAGACCTCTGCTGTGCTGACCGAGATGGATCCGCGAAACACGGAGTTTCAGGCGTCTCCAGAGATTGAGGAAATGGTTGAGGAGCCCATGCGTCAGAGCGGCTGA
- a CDS encoding helix-turn-helix transcriptional regulator, whose amino-acid sequence MKKTDWPIRWDLLLRYRLIETIALWEGRLTTNHICHSFGIGRQQASKDINTYLRELAPGNLVYDRHLKGYVPSANYKPVVTRGHVSEYQDLLARQQSLSSTFETLEVGLPDNTVVYGPNRVVAPETMRAVVGATRHGRQLRASYSSLSRPEVVEDILEPHTLVCTGNNWHLRAWCDSNREFRDFALSRFHTAPTALRQKAKHKSQKDDDWNRNVTMMISPDNRLTAAQQKIIALDYGMENGRLIVDARAALAPYVLSQLGINLDTHHQDPMIQQLELTNPDQLGFGSKRERALKAVAGLS is encoded by the coding sequence ATGAAAAAAACGGACTGGCCCATCCGGTGGGATTTGCTGCTTCGCTACCGACTCATTGAAACCATCGCACTGTGGGAAGGTCGCCTAACGACAAACCACATCTGCCATAGTTTCGGTATCGGACGGCAGCAGGCATCCAAGGATATAAATACATACCTGCGCGAACTCGCCCCTGGCAATCTTGTTTACGATCGCCACCTCAAGGGTTACGTGCCTTCGGCCAACTACAAGCCGGTCGTAACGCGGGGGCATGTCAGCGAATATCAAGATTTGCTCGCACGCCAGCAAAGCCTTAGCAGCACCTTTGAAACCCTTGAGGTCGGCCTGCCAGACAACACTGTGGTATACGGCCCCAATCGTGTCGTCGCGCCCGAGACCATGCGCGCCGTCGTAGGTGCCACCCGCCATGGCCGGCAGCTACGGGCAAGCTACTCGTCCCTGAGCCGCCCTGAAGTCGTAGAGGACATTCTGGAGCCGCATACACTGGTGTGTACCGGCAACAACTGGCACCTGCGTGCCTGGTGTGACTCCAATCGGGAGTTCCGGGATTTTGCCCTCAGCCGTTTCCACACAGCGCCTACGGCTCTGCGGCAAAAAGCCAAACATAAAAGCCAGAAAGATGACGACTGGAACCGCAACGTTACAATGATGATCTCCCCCGACAATCGCCTGACCGCAGCCCAGCAAAAGATCATCGCGCTGGATTACGGCATGGAGAATGGTCGTTTGATCGTTGATGCCCGGGCAGCCCTGGCACCGTACGTTTTGTCGCAGCTCGGAATAAACCTAGACACTCATCATCAGGACCCGATGATACAGCAGCTTGAACTGACCAACCCCGATCAGCTTGGGTTTGGCAGCAAACGCGAGCGCGCCCTGAAAGCCGTCGCCGGCCTAAGCTAG
- a CDS encoding ExeM/NucH family extracellular endonuclease, translated as MTLSTRCFSAFALILLLLPASHVLAAGACGSPATPISAVQGQGDTSPLAGQGVTVEGILTFDARMDGGFSGFYLQQADSETDNNPETSEALFVYTRKKTGEPGERLRVTASVKEFHGLTELANVRSITACGSAPLPRAQVLTLLWPNALESFENMRVKVAQPLTIIDSWNLARYGELTLAAGDQVVPTEYLQPGPQAAQISHRNRQQRLLLDDGRGVRQPNPIPWPPGGLNGKNTVRSGDKIHELLGILDYRFGAWRLQPKKPPVFEPVNTRPPAPARPEDPHVRVMTMNLENYFNGNGEGEGFPTTRGATTAPTLEIQRRRLVEALRRPDPDILAVTELENDGYSDTSAIAQLARALGPQWAFVETPGADGSDQIRTGLLYRSDRIVAETPAERLNTGLFSQRGRPPLAQTFRPEGQRISIQIVVPHLKSKSCRGAKGDNRDRNDGQGCYAKRRTRAAHALVEWIEQLPPIPDLAGTLITGDLNSYFQEEPLQVLQHAGFTSMVHHFHPCTAQQCDHYTYRYKGEKGSLDYALASAALKARVLEAQTWAINADEPRALGYKNNLPGTTASPWRSSDHNPVIIDIRL; from the coding sequence GTGACCTTAAGCACACGATGTTTTAGTGCCTTCGCTCTTATTCTGTTGCTGCTGCCAGCCTCTCACGTGCTGGCAGCGGGCGCCTGCGGTAGCCCCGCAACTCCCATTTCTGCAGTTCAAGGCCAAGGCGACACTTCACCGTTAGCGGGTCAAGGCGTTACGGTTGAGGGCATTCTCACCTTCGACGCTCGCATGGACGGCGGGTTTTCTGGCTTTTATCTGCAACAGGCTGACAGCGAAACCGACAATAACCCCGAAACCTCTGAAGCCCTGTTTGTTTATACTCGCAAGAAAACCGGTGAACCCGGTGAGCGCCTGCGTGTAACGGCTAGCGTAAAGGAATTCCATGGCCTAACCGAACTGGCCAACGTCCGATCCATTACAGCCTGTGGCTCCGCGCCTCTCCCGAGAGCTCAAGTTCTAACGCTGCTGTGGCCGAACGCCCTTGAATCCTTCGAAAACATGCGCGTTAAGGTGGCCCAGCCGTTAACGATTATCGATTCTTGGAACCTGGCACGTTACGGCGAGCTCACACTGGCCGCCGGCGATCAGGTGGTGCCTACGGAATACCTGCAACCCGGCCCACAGGCTGCGCAAATATCCCATCGAAACCGACAGCAACGACTACTGCTGGATGACGGCCGCGGCGTGCGCCAACCCAACCCAATCCCTTGGCCCCCGGGCGGCCTTAATGGCAAGAACACGGTTCGCAGCGGCGATAAGATCCACGAGCTGTTGGGCATTCTTGATTATCGCTTCGGAGCCTGGCGATTACAGCCGAAAAAGCCACCGGTTTTCGAACCTGTGAACACCAGGCCACCCGCGCCTGCACGGCCGGAAGATCCCCATGTTCGTGTTATGACCATGAACCTGGAAAACTATTTTAACGGCAATGGCGAAGGCGAAGGTTTTCCAACAACCCGCGGTGCAACCACCGCGCCGACACTTGAGATACAACGTCGGCGGCTGGTAGAGGCTTTGCGTCGCCCAGATCCGGATATTCTGGCAGTTACTGAGCTGGAGAACGACGGTTATAGCGACACCAGCGCAATAGCACAGCTGGCCCGCGCGCTCGGCCCGCAATGGGCCTTTGTAGAGACCCCGGGGGCCGATGGCAGCGACCAGATACGCACCGGCTTGCTGTACCGTAGCGATCGTATCGTAGCCGAGACGCCCGCAGAGCGCCTGAATACCGGCCTGTTTAGCCAGCGAGGCCGGCCTCCACTGGCACAGACCTTTCGGCCTGAAGGTCAGCGCATATCCATTCAGATAGTCGTGCCACACCTGAAATCAAAATCCTGCCGAGGCGCAAAGGGCGACAACCGTGACCGAAATGATGGCCAAGGCTGCTACGCCAAACGCCGAACCCGTGCAGCGCACGCTCTAGTGGAATGGATTGAGCAGCTACCACCGATTCCCGATCTTGCCGGCACACTGATCACCGGCGATCTCAACAGTTATTTTCAGGAGGAGCCACTGCAGGTTCTGCAGCACGCGGGGTTCACTAGCATGGTGCATCACTTTCATCCCTGCACGGCGCAGCAGTGCGACCATTACACATATCGATACAAGGGTGAGAAAGGATCGCTGGATTACGCGCTCGCCTCAGCTGCGCTCAAGGCAAGGGTTCTTGAGGCCCAAACCTGGGCCATCAACGCCGACGAGCCACGGGCGCTAGGATACAAAAACAACCTGCCGGGCACGACCGCGTCACCCTGGCGCTCCTCCGATCACAACCCTGTGATTATCGATATTCGGCTCTAA
- a CDS encoding AraC family transcriptional regulator ligand-binding domain-containing protein, whose translation MRISASITQDLGLPAIYLHLLAELLRSIGLDERDLLLRVGLDPVRLKSTDVRVSQAQASEFITRAIIESGEPGLGIMLASELKLPLHGALGVAIMSSRTLQDAMDLMTRYLTLRAPHLSVSRCEYGDNMHYTILCEGDQGPLMGFVMDSMLFGCAFMGEQLTGNAIGGGENSQKGNRAIVFQAVPTEYSDSG comes from the coding sequence ATGCGTATCTCCGCCTCTATCACACAGGATCTGGGTCTGCCGGCCATCTACCTGCATTTACTGGCCGAACTGTTGCGTTCCATTGGTCTGGACGAGCGCGACCTACTGCTTCGGGTTGGGCTGGATCCGGTTCGGTTGAAATCTACCGATGTCAGAGTAAGCCAAGCGCAGGCCAGTGAGTTTATTACCCGCGCCATCATAGAGAGCGGCGAACCCGGCCTCGGCATTATGCTGGCGAGCGAACTGAAGCTGCCCCTGCACGGGGCCTTAGGCGTTGCTATCATGAGCAGCCGCACATTGCAGGATGCAATGGACTTGATGACCCGTTATCTCACCTTGCGGGCTCCTCATCTAAGTGTCAGCCGTTGCGAATACGGTGACAACATGCATTACACCATTCTCTGCGAAGGCGACCAGGGGCCACTGATGGGATTTGTTATGGATTCTATGCTGTTCGGCTGCGCATTCATGGGAGAACAACTTACCGGAAACGCAATCGGGGGGGGCGAGAATTCTCAGAAAGGGAACCGAGCCATCGTATTTCAAGCGGTTCCAACTGAGTATTCCGATTCCGGTTGA
- a CDS encoding helix-turn-helix transcriptional regulator gives MVVPTAMLSEPIRFSDDQLAESSRVQCEAALKQLTGDAGFDCRVRRVIETSYPFPPKLARVAATLFVSERTLKRRLQEENASFQNLVDQVRLERAREFLTGTGMNLNQIADVLGYADAANFTRAFKRWTGVSPSHYRVTEQQSAGVVPSTLAPV, from the coding sequence TTGGTTGTCCCAACAGCCATGCTGTCGGAACCCATCCGTTTCAGCGACGACCAGCTTGCGGAATCTTCTCGTGTTCAGTGCGAGGCTGCTCTGAAGCAGTTAACTGGAGATGCGGGCTTTGATTGCCGAGTGCGCCGAGTCATTGAAACCAGCTATCCGTTTCCACCAAAACTTGCCCGGGTGGCGGCCACTCTGTTTGTGTCTGAGCGAACACTAAAACGTCGGCTGCAGGAAGAAAACGCCAGTTTCCAAAACCTAGTAGACCAGGTGCGGCTAGAACGTGCCCGGGAGTTTCTGACCGGCACTGGCATGAACCTGAACCAGATTGCGGATGTTTTAGGCTATGCAGATGCTGCGAATTTTACCCGTGCATTCAAACGCTGGACAGGCGTCAGCCCAAGCCATTACAGAGTAACTGAGCAGCAATCAGCCGGCGTGGTTCCGAGCACCCTGGCGCCTGTATAA
- the queE gene encoding 7-carboxy-7-deazaguanine synthase, with the protein MYKVKEAFYTLQGEGAQAGRAAVFCRFSKCNLWTGREKDRATAVCNFCDTDFVGTDGQNGGAFETAEALAAHIHSLWPDAPGAPYVVCTGGEPLLQLNELLIDAFHQQGFEVGVETNGTLPAPAGIDWLCVSPKADAPVVIEACDELKLVYPQPKAPPERFTHINARHFFLSPMASPSAPDAGADPVKQSNTRKATDYCLAHPRWRLTLQMHKIIGID; encoded by the coding sequence ATGTACAAAGTTAAGGAAGCCTTTTACACCTTGCAAGGGGAAGGTGCCCAGGCGGGGCGTGCTGCGGTGTTCTGTCGTTTCAGCAAGTGCAACCTGTGGACAGGCCGGGAAAAAGACCGCGCGACCGCGGTCTGTAATTTTTGCGATACGGATTTTGTGGGGACAGATGGCCAGAACGGTGGGGCTTTCGAAACCGCGGAGGCTCTGGCAGCCCATATTCATAGCTTGTGGCCGGATGCACCCGGGGCGCCCTATGTGGTTTGCACCGGGGGAGAGCCGTTACTGCAGCTGAACGAACTACTGATTGATGCCTTCCATCAACAGGGTTTTGAGGTAGGCGTAGAAACCAACGGCACCTTGCCAGCGCCCGCCGGCATTGACTGGCTCTGTGTGAGCCCGAAGGCGGATGCCCCCGTGGTGATTGAAGCGTGCGATGAGCTAAAGCTGGTTTACCCCCAGCCGAAGGCCCCGCCCGAAAGGTTCACCCACATAAACGCTCGGCACTTTTTTCTGTCGCCCATGGCGTCCCCGTCAGCCCCCGATGCTGGCGCAGACCCGGTGAAGCAGAGCAATACCCGTAAGGCAACGGATTACTGCTTGGCTCACCCCCGTTGGCGCCTGACCCTGCAAATGCACAAAATCATCGGCATCGATTGA